One window of the Conexibacter sp. SYSU D00693 genome contains the following:
- a CDS encoding universal stress protein translates to MTTQPPYRKVLVAVDGRPGGQDAVALARVLAAPDAELCLVHVWALGATLLVDRTEESDRLLERERRLAGLECPIRSFGSPTTLVGLRELVRTERADLVVLGASHRSPLGRLVLGSVTRSAVHKLGCAVAVAPRGYADHPGSLKTIGVGFTATDDSWPALDAARDLARVHHAEVRAITVVPPPPVMASSPAAPILAAGLRERAVEDARRRLDTLTDVDGRVALGTAAPALRVFATEVDLLVLGSHGRGAIRRLVLGSAADAVLHDLHAPVLVLPQVAGDVEAGTPVEEAAGAR, encoded by the coding sequence ATGACCACCCAGCCGCCCTACCGCAAGGTCCTCGTCGCCGTCGACGGCCGCCCCGGTGGCCAGGACGCGGTCGCGCTCGCGCGTGTCCTCGCCGCCCCGGACGCGGAGCTCTGCCTCGTCCACGTCTGGGCGCTCGGCGCCACGCTGCTGGTCGACCGGACCGAGGAGTCCGACCGCCTGCTGGAGCGCGAGCGCCGGCTGGCCGGGCTCGAGTGCCCGATCCGGTCCTTCGGCTCACCGACCACGCTCGTCGGCCTGCGCGAGCTCGTGCGCACCGAGCGCGCGGACCTCGTCGTGCTGGGGGCGTCGCACCGCTCGCCGCTGGGCCGGCTGGTGCTGGGGAGCGTCACCCGCTCCGCGGTCCACAAGCTCGGCTGCGCCGTGGCCGTCGCGCCCCGCGGCTACGCCGACCACCCGGGGTCGCTGAAGACCATCGGCGTCGGGTTCACCGCCACCGACGACTCGTGGCCCGCGCTCGACGCCGCGCGCGACCTCGCCCGCGTCCACCACGCCGAGGTCCGGGCCATCACGGTCGTCCCGCCGCCCCCGGTGATGGCGTCGTCCCCAGCCGCGCCGATCCTCGCGGCCGGCCTGCGCGAGCGAGCCGTCGAGGACGCCCGGCGCCGGCTCGACACGCTGACCGACGTCGACGGCCGCGTCGCCCTCGGCACCGCCGCCCCCGCCCTGCGCGTGTTCGCGACCGAGGTCGACCTGCTCGTCCTGGGCTCCCACGGCCGCGGCGCGATCCGTCGACTCGTCCTGGGCAGCGCCGCCGACGCGGTCCTGCACGACCTCCACGCGCCGGTCCTCGTCCTGCCCCAGGTCGCCGGGGACGTCGAGGCCGGCACGCCGGTCGAGGAGGCCGCCGGTGCGCGGTGA